Genomic window (Magnolia sinica isolate HGM2019 chromosome 6, MsV1, whole genome shotgun sequence):
AAATCTATGCTATTGGAATAATCTATGTTATTGaaataatcatatatatatatatatatatatatatatatatatatatatatatatatatatatatatatatatatatatatatatatagtaatggtcTCATGCGAACCATCCCGCAGGATACCTTGGTGTGGTCGAATCCCCACTGCAAGAGACCCTTATACAGGCGCGGATCATCCAATGATCACTCCATATATCACAGTGCCGCTATATttgtggccccactgtgatatgtgttttgtatccacgccgtccatccatatggagagatcattttaggatgaaatccaaagaatgagtgacatccatagctccagtggaccccactacagaaaacagtagggagagtgacgccgtcattaaaaacttctaaaggccataaaaagtttttgatcaagattatatttatattttcccttctttaaaaatggatgaatagagtggatgaaacacatacatcatggtggggcccatagaatacCGACTACCAGCTAGGCCAATCCGTAtgggaaatcagattgcgtactgagttactaagtacctcttatcatactgagtaaacaaaGTTAGGCCacgttgaatgtatgtggtctatctaaaccatccatccgtttttccatctaatttaaggggttgagcccaaaattgatgcatatctagAGATCAAGTGGATTAtagtagtggggataatgatttccactgttgaaacctttctcggccccataatgatgtttaaagTGGATGTCtctcattctttggatttcaccctaaaatgatctcttcagatggatggacggtgtggatacaaaacatatatcatggtggggctacaaATTTAGTAGCAGTTAGCCCATCCGCGCCTGCACAAGAGTCTCTTGCGGTgggaattggaccacaccaaggtaTCCTGCGGGATGgttcgcaggagaccattactctacacacacacacacatgtaaaatGTAGTGAATCGTCGAGGgaggaatggatgaaataaactTCAATGTATGGAAATTGGATATCGGCAAGAAGTGTGTCGTAAATTAAATGTAGAAAAATGGGTGAGAGAGATTGAGGAGAGGGGCCATGAATCGTCAGAAGACTAATGGACATTTTTCTTCTAATGAAAGCTTTGATTGAAGACATTTCTAAAATAGGAAGGATTTTGAAAATAGAATCCAAAAAATTTAATAGAAGAAATTTTAGATAAAATTCTcaaattgaaaatgaaaatagaaagcGCAATGATAGGCCCTACCGTCACTTTACAACAACAATATATGCTATTGAAATCTATACTATTGGAATAATCTAAACAGTATTATAAATCTATATTATTGAAATGTAAACAGTATTAGAAATCTATGCTATtgaaataatctgtaaaaaaaagaagaaaatttgtaAAATGGAGTGAATCGTCGAGGGAGGAATGGATGAAATAGACTTCAATGCACGAAAATCGGCTATCGGTGGGCAGCGTGTCGTGAATCAATTGCAGAAAAATaggcgagagagatagagagagattgaGGAAGGAGGGGCTATGAATCGCCAGAAAAATAATGAGCGTTTTTATTCTAATGGAAGTTTTGATCGAAGGCATTTATAAAGTAGGAAGGATTTTAAAAATAGAATTCAAAAAatttgatagaagaagaaattttgaaaaaaaattcctaaattaaaaatgaaaatagaaagtGCCATGATAGGCCCTGCCGTTTCTGTTAGAAAATTtttatggagttttttttttttttttttttttttttaatttatttattttaaatatactTAAATAGCTGCCTACGTGACACTCTAATGAGGTGGACAAATGAAAATGCTGGAGTCAGCGACTCTCTGACTCCAGGATACAGAGGATCTGCACTCTAGTAGTAAATGTTGCATATAAGGTATATGCAAGTGGTTGAAGTTGAATTGTAATACATGTGGTACATGTAAGGTGTTTAAAGTTGTATGGTAGCATATGTGGCACAAGACATGAATCGATACATTCGACATGAGGACGCTTGAAGATAAATGGCAACACTTATGCACATTGTCACCATTGACACATGTGATATATTTGGAGCAATTGAAGATGGAAGATGGTAGATGTGGCACATTAGATCATGTAGAGTACTTTGCACGATGGGGCATATCGGCAGATGTTGAAAAGATAAATGGTGTCACATGTGGCACCCTAACACATGTGGGATGCTTTGAATATTTGGAGTGCAAGAGATGAATAATGACACATatgacacattggcacatgtggcataatgGTATGTGTGGGTATATTCAAACATGGACAATATCTCGTTTGGCATATTGACACATGTGGTGAATTTTCATTATTTGTTGTTTAGAAAAATGTTTTGTTTTTAGTATATCTCTTGTCCCACATCGTAAATGATCAAAGAAAATCCAAGTATATAATATAGGAGTTTTGCATGAGGCTTGAACCCCTTAtcaggggcatgtgaatttgttCCATTAGGGGCCATGCCATTAGCTTGAatttatgccattgaccacacatgcATACGCCGAGCCAAGTCAGGTTTAGATTTGAGTTTATGTGAGAATCAAGAGTATACTCGTGCAGTACGGAACAAAGTAGGGATGCATCTATTCGGGTGGTTGCACTAGTTGGGTTCAAACCCAACGGAACCATCGAGACCAGGTCATAGTCGTTATATCCTAGAGACTATCTAAGattcctgttgcacttgggacgtaaTATAAGTAAGACATATTTAGTTTCAAGCCAAGTGACCCATTCATGCCTCGAATCAAACAAACAAGTCATattttcttactttattttatcatttatttttctattttttaaaaatatttattattattattttcaatacATTATTTTCAACATGTGACACATGTAACAAAGATAGAAAGTGAGAAATTTTTTCCCACAAAGATAAGCTTTGACAAGCAACTGAAGGTCAGtttcacaagaaacaatgtttcCATTACTTTCATtgtcatgaatccaaacaagctCTTAAAAAACTAGAGTATATATCTCTTCATTCCgtgtatttttttattaaaaaaataaaataaattgtagcAACATAgtaggaccaacctgatggatggattgaatcttGGCACATGCACACATCAACAATCTAAAGTGCAGAAATCAGAGATAAGTTGAGAAAGAAGTTGAAAGTAGACAAAATTCCATTATATATCATTCCTTCTGTACCTCTACAACATTGTGATAGGGTATAAACCCCTCTGTCATttttcctccctctttctttatACATTGCAGTCAAGACTACTGTCACACACAGTTTCCTAATCACACACCAACTACACTATTGTTGAATTTTTAGAGAGCTTAATTCTCTTATTAATCTCCTTCTCCAACTCTTCAGTGCCTCCAACCTCTTCCAATTCCTACAAAAACACAACCACTTCACTCTCCTTCCAAGATAACAAAAACCATGTACTGTATCTTTCATGCAAACTGACAGaatttaataattttaaaaaaaagaaaaaaaaaacatacctttgGTCCCAAGAACAGCCCATAAGGCACTCCGTCGAATTTGTCTAAATGGTGTATCTGTTCATTCataccaaataaataaataaataatcacacGTGTCTGCCTTGCACTGTGCATGGTGTCAGGTGGGCTTTATCATGCATGAGCACTGCCTCTCCATTCTTTGGTGCGCTACATGTGTGTGAGAAATGGTGACGGTTGATCAACATTGATTGAATGTAGaggaatggcccacctgatgagtggatttccCACGTGTGCATGCGTGTAAAATACATTAGTGTCAGTCTCATGTGTATATACCTGGTGAGCAGCGGCAACCTTGCGGAAGTAGGGGACGTTAgcgatgggccccacagggaaTCTACGGTGGACAAGGCCGTCGTGGACGAACATGTAGGCCATGCCAAAGACGGTGATTCCCAGCCCCTGCAAATccattaaaaatctttttaataaataaaaattcaaggtCTTAAAAAATCGGGAGAAAATTGGAGACGTTGGACGGTGACGTTGACCAAAACATCCCTGATGGAGACCGACATTTAGACCGGTCGAACCGACCAGAaagagggtatttttgtcattaaaAAGAGCCTTTCTATCATCGAATCAGAAAACATCGCTGAGGCAGACACTAGTCagatatgggccccacccatgtgtgAAATGAACGGTTGAGCTTTTGACGCGTATAATTTTGTCTCTTCAGGCAGACGGGTCTGACCATTTCGTTCGTATCACGTACACTCGCTTCTCGCACGTGGTAACGTGGTGCGCGTGCAGAACATCAAAGCTCGCAACTCGGCTTCGgtgcagcaggtgggccccacaactgtcCTAAATAAGTAGTCGTTAGTCCACCTGATTACCGAATAAGACCTTGCACACGTACGCCACGTTGTCACGTGTAAGCTGTAAAGTACAAATTCCAGTTTTGCCCTTGGAATTTAGACTATCTAGTTCCAAGGTTAGGAGTGCTTGATTATTGTGATTTTCGAAATGTTGTCcactgacagtggggcccacagttcctGTGGTCTGGATAGCCTTAACATACGACTCCAGCCCAGGCTGTGGGTCCCACACCATGGCCCACCAACGCGAATCTAACGGCTCCTGTTGCGTGCTGGCGGGGGGCAGCACCAACTGACAACCATACACGACTCgggactgagtcgactcggtcacATTCCCAAACGGAAGGGtaataaaggaaataaaatacTCACGGCGCCAAAACAAAGCCCGGGAACGAGGCCTTTGTTGAAGAATCCGTACGAGAGAAGGCCGATGGCGGGAACGGCGTTGATGATCGCGAAAACATCGTTCAGCTCGAACGGACCGTCCCTCGGCCGATGATGAGACTGGGCCCCACACCAAAACCAACAAGTGCGCAAGTTAATCATCCCACATCCCATGCGCAAGTTAGCATcgcatggaaaaataaaaataaaatacctcATGCATGTGCCACAGCGATGCATGCCAGAGCGCTCTGTGCGCCCATCTCGCCCAGAACTCCATTCCGACCTGAAAAACGAAAATCATATTACTAAAATGCCCTTGGATTCTACTCAAAATCACGACGGATGAATGCTTACAGCCGCGCCGACGGACAGAGCGAATGTACCGAACATTTCCGAAAAGGGTATCTCTCCGCCCTATTGAAATGAAACAGAAGTcagtagaagaaaaaaaaataaggcgGGAATGAAAAAGGGCAAAGCGGGAATTAAAAAGGACCTCCATTTGCCATGAGAATCTGTAATAAACGGCAGCGATGGCCATAGATGTGATTCCAAAGCTCGACATCATTGCGGCCACTAGATACGTGAACCGCTCCGATCTCTTCCTGGCCATTTTCTCAGCCACACGAACGGCTGAGATCTTCCGATTCTCATCCAAGCTCTCCTGCtcgatttcttcttctttttcttctgccTTTTCGCCGATTAGATTCTGCTGCTTCTTTTCTGACATCACGAAGCAGATGGTGAGATTCCTGCTTCTGGTGGATGGGAAAATCCGGCCGGTGAGCTGAGTCggaggagagaggaagaggaaGCAGTTGCCGACGGTGGAGGAGTTAGGTTTGGGTATGAGAAAAGGATTTCGGCCGAAACGGTATGATCTGATGCTCGCAGTGGAGGGAATTCCGGCAGCCATGACTCTGTTTTCGAAGCTTCAAAAGCGATCggtgagggagagaaagagggttttgtaatttttgaatttttatttttattttttaacagatGGTCTTTGAGTGTGTGGATTTCTCCCCTCCGTAACTGAAGGCTATAAATGGATTGCATGGGGACCGGAATTTTTCGATTATTGGCTCTTCGATTAGATTTCCACGGAAATGCCTTGAGAATTGTTTCAAATTACGGGAATGCCACTATAGCTGACGCAAGGGAAAAAGCGCTCCCGTCCAGCACCCAGCAGGGAAGGCGATTGCGTCCGACCCCGATCGGTGCCGGCAACGTCCGACCAGATCTgcgggtgggcccaccgtgatgtatccgtttatccacaccattcatccattttctcagatcatgtTAATGTATGGTataaatatgaggtagatccaactctcTAATAGACCATACCGGAGATCCTACCCTTGCatcgtgcatttaatgcaacccaagcttactatTTAGTGTGACTTACTACAACGGTGGAACTTCTTATAATTTGGGCCCATACCTAAACATGATctgagaaaatagatggacgtcgtggataaacagataaatcaaatgGATTACACAGATATGGTTGGACGTTGGTAGGTCCGAGTGGGGGTCGGATGCAATCCGCATCCGTCCAGTGCTAGACACGCCAGTGAAAACATTACGTCattttgggcggtgggattagaagggattaggtggggatgggattcatctggtcctgtgccaattctacttcttgtttgggaagaatggaattgcattggtcccgtgccaatttcactcaatgtttggaaagttgtgtaggtcccaacatgatgtgtgggctatatccagactgtccacccatttatcaagattattttagaacataggccaaaaaatcagttaaatctaaagctcaagtggaccccatcatagaaagcaacagggattgaatacttaccattgaaaacttttttggggctacataagttttggatctacctcatttttaggctcatgccataaaattaggTTACAAAACATacgaatgatttagatataacacgtgtgttattctcaatatttTTAAATAACGGTACATATTATCAataaagcatggcattaattttagagaaatttatgactgtcgaccccaccttttatctatttgatattcttgaagcaatacaaacttaacataagcactcagacctcctcgtacggatgacaaatttcaggacgaaaatacccctccttttcacataaacggactgggtactccgcctgccacccgCAAATGGCAGatcgtcggtggtctgtgggccccaccatgatgtatgtttttcatccacgccgtccacatatttttccggatcattttatggtatgagacaaaaaatgaggtatatccaaattttaagtgtaccacattacaatgagcgtcaaccattagaaatcctccccgtctaagttgggccccactgtgatgattgtgagaaatcctccccatctatgttcattcatagggtcacaaagacatggatgaagaggaaaaacaaatttcataatgatctaaaacttctgtaacccctaaaagggtttcaatggtagaagtttaattccccactgccttttacagtgtggttcacttgatagctagacctgtcttatttttcacctcaagccttaatatgagttcaccaaatagatggacggtttggacataacacatacctcataatgggacccacaaaaatcagtggggattacaacaggaagaaaaaaaaaaccgaagCCATCAAGTTGgggtcagagcttggcctatcgctacggattataaccgtagctataactatAGTCCTatacacttttttctctttttatttttttatttttttaatttttattttatacatgGAGAAAATttttccccttacatttttctataatatataattatgtaaatatgtatatataagtatataaaaatatttttctatcttttaattcatttctttgtctatttatttaacaagcatatctcctaaattagaatgatttacttaacttaccacatatgattttggggtaggagatgctaatttagccaaccaacctggttatttttcaagattccatcgggttaatggtcgaaaatccatttcattgagtttgtggtcaatttcaatcacttcgcggtcaaactggaaattgagcggggcaaacgtgaaattgagcgaggcaaacatgaaattgagcaggaaaaacatgaaattagggctgaaagtcgggcgggttggtgctcaaccctaacttaacccaaggttcctatgcttaaaccttgacctaacccaacccaatcttgggttgggaattctcaacccaagcccaacccaagaggactcgatgggttgattgggttggtcgggtgtataaatgctaatattttcgctattacattagtttattatatttcaatataggacatttttttttaatctatgactttattaattatataggtgattattcatcataaagaacttcatttttttctttaaaaaaccaagctgAAATATAGGACTACTCGTTTAAAAATTCATATAGCATAagacgcaatctatttgggagagagaaatccggcatatcttgttagcttgagtccttggaaatgacatggacaaatgagacccgacatcactagtgtaccttctacacaaataatccacactcaattataatttataagtaactaatatattgattgggttcgggttgggtcacgcaacctgagacctcaatccaagcccaacctaagttttattgggttggtgtttgtatagcccaagcttgagatcggacctgatatatcctgcccgagcccaacccaatgtcaggtcggtcgggttgaacccgccaaACTTTCAActgtacatgaaattgagcggaggaaactagaaaatcggcGGGGCAAACTgttacgccccgaactcggaaaccgggctcacaaaattcccgattaccgaatccggcgttgacagcctccgtagaaccccattctcggctcccaccacccatttaccaggtttcgatcctgggatcctacaaggaggatttctaatatcaatttaattcgtaatgagcataaccaaaagtataaaccacgaacaataaccacaagatcaccatcacaaaatccactatgataaaaaacttttaagtacaaggcgtatgaaagggaaatacaatataataaaaataacggaaactccaaaagctcgactgcacgctcttgCTGCGacaaggctatggctgcgtcttggcgtcacctgcacgcatcaatcgtgcataagcttatagaaagcttagagggtggtgtaagtgtgtgcgtaatataagcgtgctcagaatgtaaggtcagagtaatgcggaatcatggtgatgagtacataaatgcaatcagccgtaccaaggctattcggtgcaagatatgaatgctatcggccataacacggccatgcgatgcgagatgcaactcaagcaagccaatcctcatcatgtattagtacaattctcattctggataatcaccgaggtttagtacactccaagtgacactgccgctctcctagccgcacagtccaagtgagcgtaagaaacctcactatccgcctgaccaatagtctgccaatacctatccggcatgtcgatagcggacccattcacgagctggtcaaacttaacttagtattaccccctacccttgggcgagtaaggccacacccctttccaaccgaccacgacaaagtgggagacgcgacctcctggtattcggccctcgtgcactcatatatccactcggtctcgacatcggagtcatcctttggtaccatcgggtttaggaattttcacccagggacatctatggcgccccgatgcttagtaacaatattttcggtatccaattcagctacccacgatgtgtctgtggaggctatgaccctgatatcactagggcatacagtaatcacaatcacactaatgcaagtgcatgaatcataatgttagacatgcaacaatcctgcgcgtactaagcgctcatgtgaggcaactccgcctgtcagggagcccataaacgatctgcatGAAGGCATATGCTGTGATcggtcacttctcatatcaggcatatatatgatgcgtatgatcatgaattatagatctatgctatacatgttatgtggtgatggactcGGATCAAAACAAAGAtcggcctagacggcctatatgctacaggtatgggcttattaatgggccctagggagagagtgacaatgtggacatttaaccaacatcatccttgcaatgtggacatcaaaccatcattgctcccaaagcatagcccgttataagggtcgacacatataccatggtggaatcacactacaatgggccttatgtacgtcccactgggcctcgacccatgggcctctaatacatcaaatggcctcacaacatgggccttatCTATATttcagtggatgggccataactacattaagatgggcttaatcatatgggcctcatatacgggccatatgtacattgcaatggaccataacccatgggccttgcacacatcacaatgggccttatacagatcaaagtgggcctcaatgaacggcccacaaatatgccaagatgggcctcatcgcatggtcttaaaataatttccaaatgattggacgggttggatgaaacacatgcatcatggtagggcccacactaatggagggtgtggtttacaatacatacataagtgggtcccatgtggggcttaccataatgtttattttccatccaacccattgataaggtcactcagacctggggcccacagtaatgtttatttgccacacaacctgggcccattgtaatgtttgtttacctccaatctgttcaaagggtcacgtggactagggggcccactgtaatatttatttgacatccaaccaatttaaaaggtcacgtggacctgggaaactggggcccactggaatgtggttcacaaatccagtccacccattatgtgtgtcccacttgactgagggttcataccaagtttcagccgcatccaaatttcaggtaggccccaccgagtgattttatatattttaggcatgtcctcacatgattttagatggtatggcccacctgagttccgtatacgactgatttttggtaggggggccactgccctaagggcccacctaatgcacgACGTTGATGTTCGAaaggcatcacggtggggcccacagctgggccgtgaggcCTAGCCCGTCCGTCCGCCCAGacgccgcaggcgctgcctgctggtgtgtcagtggcagcagcaCTGCCTCCTGgctgtttttttttgaaaagcagaAATTCTATGATTTttcccctgtggggcccacatcagctggatcctctccagccattggattccatggtccaagaccgaccaaacgagtccaatatgtggcttgtttttggcgaataaaaggatcaaggtggattttaatggtaatactgctatttcctatggtatggccagtcaaaaaatgggatcagcttcattttttcggctcaacgcctaaattgagctgaagaatggaatggacggcgtggatcatccccatacatcaaggtggagcctacatgggGAGCCTATCCCAAAAGCAAAagttttttgttagctttattagtacacacccatgtcagtacatacactccatgttagccaaccacgctgcctcacgtccagcgtccagggatgctggacgacatggatatacacaacatcatggtgggccccacatgcacgtggcccacattttattcaaggtgagtcccacataaacgtggcccacctgatttggatcaatttgatacttgtgtttttccttcatcttggcccgctaatgggctggatggtgtagatacaacacattcatccaatgggtcccacatgaaaaatattattcatgatgggccacactcaccccttcatcatcattaccattcaaagagagagagagatacggtgaaagaggggagggaccccgccactatgggccctccattgatacatcacatacatcgaaatgggtcccacgaataagtgggcccttaaaattgaaaacaacagtagatcacccacctttaggcctcctccttgctcccttagccttctttgctccttaccttcacttttgatggtggttgatggaattttgatggtgtggatgagagttgagaggtgggccacacttgtggtttgggagagagagggagattgaacgtgggatgttgcttgggagagttttttgagaaatgagggagagagagaagtgatgggatgataaggatgggtgatgggtagagtaatgggttgtaagaaagggatgggtggagagagagggagagttgactttgggaatgggaagggacgcgttgatgtacttggggtatggagtgacttgacttgtacttgacattgattgattgattgattgatgggacatattgtagagattcccttgaaattcgcAACACGTGACGTTTTCTTCGAATTaaacgtgggcctacatcttttaccctgggtatcggtttggtgcgcgaatcgcggcgttggaaccgcggcgacggcgaggtcgctaaggtacaggtttcggtttgagccgacttcggtatgggggactcggcttaggattgtgcgcaaatgtcggatacaagTGGAaaattgctggaattcgaccaaaaggaccgcggaagcctatgaaatggtacggactagggtacaggtcttacacaaactagaaaatcagcggagcaaactagaaaatcagcgaggcaaattaggaaatcagtggaggaaactaaaaaatcagcagggcaaactaaaaaatcagtgaggcaaattaggaaatcagtggaggaaactaaaaaatcagcggggtaaactagaaaatcagcgaggcaaactaggaaatcagtaaggcaaactagaaaattagcgaggcaaactaggaaatcagtgggagaaactagaaaatcagcgaggcaaactaagaaatcagcggggcaaacttgaaaatcagcagggcaaactaggaaatcggcggggcaaactaggaaatcagcgaggcaaattagaaattcaatgtggcaaacatgaaattgaacggggcaaactaaaaattgagtagggcaaatgAGAAAtttaacggggcaaacatgaaattgagcggggcaaactagaaattgagtggggcaaatatgaaattgagcggggcaaactagacaatcattatgcccactgtttcccatgatatggtttcaacggtggaaatcattatgcccactgtttcccatggtatggtttcaacggtggaaatcattatgcccactgtttcccgtgatatgatccacttgatcttttgatatgcttcaatttggggctaaaccgctaaaattatatggaaaaacggatggacgacgtggatatactacatacattcaatgtgggcttaattgagtttacttagtacaatagaagcgtactgactaactcactatacaatccgattacgcttgctacgccccacaatgatgttttatttgtaatacattatGTTCAATACCCCTCCGTTTTCATCGGAATATGTATACACTAAAACCccatatgtatacaccaaagcatgcatacacacacacacacacgcacgcacgcgcgTGCGTGCACGCATGCACATGTGTCGTGtgtatatatacgtgtgtgtgggaaaaggttttATATGGTCAAGCTCATGTGAACTCCCCATGACGTTGAGCTGTGTGGGCACTATTATGaagtatgtcaaacatctaccccatcagtcagatgcaccattccatggtgggcttagagctttaaaaattaagttaatccatgacttttgtaggccacaccacgtacaaaacttgaggagaaatttacgactatggaccccaccttcatccattggatattcttgaaacaatacaaacttaacttccGAACTTGGACCTGCTCGTACGGATAGCAAAAATGAG
Coding sequences:
- the LOC131249107 gene encoding beta-carotene hydroxylase 2, chloroplastic-like, whose amino-acid sequence is MAAGIPSTASIRSYRFGRNPFLIPKPNSSTVGNCFLFLSPPTQLTGRIFPSTRSRNLTICFVMSEKKQQNLIGEKAEEKEEEIEQESLDENRKISAVRVAEKMARKRSERFTYLVAAMMSSFGITSMAIAAVYYRFSWQMEGGEIPFSEMFGTFALSVGAAVGMEFWARWAHRALWHASLWHMHESHHRPRDGPFELNDVFAIINAVPAIGLLSYGFFNKGLVPGLCFGAGLGITVFGMAYMFVHDGLVHRRFPVGPIANVPYFRKVAAAHQIHHLDKFDGVPYGLFLGPKELEEVGGTEELEKEINKRIKLSKNSTIV